In Candidatus Spechtbacteria bacterium, the DNA window TTACAGAGCTTACTGCATACAAATTGAATTTGGATAATGGCGCGAGCGTGCAATACGAACAAGGGCTATTCGATTCCTCATTTTCTTCTGGGCCAGGAGCGTCGTTTAATATAATCGGTTGGGAGGAGATACCGTGATTTTTATTTTCAATAATTTACTAACTAGTGGTGATGCTTGAGATTGAGGCGGGAATATTTGAGGTTAAACCTTTAAGGATTCCCGCCAGTTTAAAATACGTGCCGTGCAAAAACACCTAACTCTGCCCAACCAAAACCTCACCTACACTCTCCGCAAAAGCCTAAGGGCGCGACGGATGCGGATCTCGGTTCACTTGGACGGGTCCGTGGTGGTGACTACTCCTTATTCTCTGCGGGAAAATGTTGCCGAGCGGTTTTTGCGCGAAAAGATGGACTGGATACTGGCTAAGCTCGCTTTCTTTAAGCAGTTTGATGCGCCCAAGTCGCAAGGGGGGTTGCGCGGTCAGCATGTGCGCCTTGGGCGCAGCGATTATCTAAAGCACAAAGACAGCGCGTTCGCGTTAGTACAGCAAAAAGCAGAATATTTTGCCCAGCAGTACGCCTGTAAGTACAATAGAATCAGCATCAAAGACCAGAAGACTTGCTGGGGTAGCTGTTCTCAAAAAGCTAACCTCAACTTTAACTACAAAATTATCTTCCTGCCAGAAAATATTCAAAACTACATAGTCGTGCACGAGCTGTGCCATTTAAAACAGCTTAACCACTCCAAAATTTTTTGGTCGCTAGTAGCTCAAACAATTTCAAACTACAAAGAAATTAAAAAAGAGTTAAGAAAGACTGGCGTTAGTTTTTACTAAGATATTTATAATTATCTCGGT includes these proteins:
- a CDS encoding M48 family metallopeptidase; translation: MRISVHLDGSVVVTTPYSLRENVAERFLREKMDWILAKLAFFKQFDAPKSQGGLRGQHVRLGRSDYLKHKDSAFALVQQKAEYFAQQYACKYNRISIKDQKTCWGSCSQKANLNFNYKIIFLPENIQNYIVVHELCHLKQLNHSKIFWSLVAQTISNYKEIKKELRKTGVSFY